A single region of the Streptomyces virginiae genome encodes:
- a CDS encoding lipoprotein: MTGHPPGPLWAGRASNRVQWLLAAIGAACLALGVELAVDYAWTAGIIPLLMSVIGCLAVGLLILYGTLAFVHVAVTVDAEAMEVRCGHIGVPRRRIRLTEITSAEFVPSITPQQWGGWGHRWRPEKGTAIIVRRGEGVVLVLDDGKRFTVTVDDAENAVRVIRTHLRALAR, from the coding sequence ATGACGGGTCACCCTCCGGGTCCGCTCTGGGCGGGCCGCGCCTCCAACCGTGTGCAGTGGCTGCTCGCCGCCATCGGCGCGGCCTGTCTGGCGCTCGGCGTCGAACTCGCCGTCGACTACGCCTGGACCGCCGGCATCATCCCGCTGCTGATGTCCGTGATCGGCTGCCTCGCCGTCGGGCTGCTCATCCTCTACGGCACCCTCGCCTTCGTCCACGTCGCCGTCACCGTCGACGCCGAGGCCATGGAGGTGCGCTGCGGCCACATAGGGGTGCCCCGCCGCAGGATCCGGCTCACCGAGATCACCTCCGCCGAGTTCGTGCCCAGCATCACCCCGCAGCAATGGGGAGGCTGGGGCCACCGCTGGCGCCCCGAGAAGGGCACCGCGATCATCGTCCGGCGCGGGGAGGGAGTGGTCCTCGTACTCGACGACGGCAAGCGGTTCACCGTCACCGTCGACGACGCCGAGAACGCCGTCCGCGTCATCCGCACCCATCTGCGCGCCCTCGCCCGGTAG
- a CDS encoding glutamate racemase — protein sequence MKIALMDSGIGLLAAAAAVRRLRPDADLVVSSDPDGMPWGPRTPADLTERALAVARAAAAHRPDALIVACNTATVHALDAVRAELEPVIPVIGTVPAIKPAAAAGGRVAIWATPATTGSTYQRGLIRDFATGARVTEVPCPGLADAVEQADDAAVAAAVAAAAALTPADVTDVVLGCTHYELVEGSIRAALAARTQGAELIYHGSAEPVAVQALRRLGLLPEPGLPRTGGLVVLRSGREGTLPAAALAYAEGRSLAGQGAPVG from the coding sequence GTGAAGATCGCACTCATGGACTCCGGAATCGGCCTCCTCGCGGCGGCCGCGGCGGTGCGGCGGCTGCGGCCGGATGCCGACCTGGTCGTGTCCTCCGACCCGGACGGGATGCCCTGGGGTCCGCGGACCCCGGCCGACCTCACCGAGCGGGCACTGGCCGTCGCCCGGGCCGCCGCGGCGCACCGTCCTGACGCGCTGATCGTCGCCTGCAACACCGCCACCGTGCACGCCCTGGACGCCGTGCGGGCCGAGCTGGAGCCGGTCATCCCGGTCATCGGGACGGTGCCGGCGATCAAGCCCGCCGCGGCCGCCGGCGGCCGTGTGGCGATCTGGGCCACCCCCGCCACCACCGGCAGCACCTACCAGCGCGGGCTCATCCGCGACTTCGCGACCGGGGCCCGCGTCACCGAGGTGCCCTGCCCCGGGCTCGCCGATGCCGTGGAGCAGGCCGACGACGCCGCCGTGGCGGCCGCCGTCGCCGCGGCCGCCGCGCTGACCCCGGCCGATGTCACCGACGTGGTGCTCGGTTGCACGCACTACGAGTTGGTCGAGGGGTCCATCCGGGCCGCCCTCGCCGCGCGGACCCAGGGTGCGGAGCTGATCTACCACGGTTCCGCCGAGCCCGTCGCGGTCCAGGCGCTGCGCCGGCTGGGCCTGCTGCCCGAGCCCGGTCTGCCCCGCACGGGTGGGCTGGTCGTGCTGCGCAGCGGCCGCGAGGGGACCCTGCCCGCCGCCGCGCTCGCGTACGCCGAAGGCCGGTCGCTCGCGGGTCAGGGCGCGCCCGTCGGCTGA
- a CDS encoding FAD-dependent oxidoreductase — MSDTVSGRAPDRAAGTAVVVGAGVGGLATAVGLRRAGWEVTVLEGRTALERYGTAFGIHPTAQTALDRLGLGDALRARAVPYRGARIRRPDGKVLTALPLERIERRAGRPELLISRPHLLDALLAALDGLGGERIAYGRRLTDPAALTADLVVGADGINSVVRAAYFGRAAGPRPIGTTAWIGIAGFETGLYGETWGAGRFFGMTPVEAGRTNWYATVPGAATAQEVRDAFADWHDPIPRVLAATDPATWIRYEMRHLYPALPGFVADGRIALVGDAAHAMTPNLGQGACTALLDAEALTRAVAAAGPPGPAGLPDALRAYDTERRRSAQRVAFASRNLHRFMTGRHPALRDALVRGAGAALHRVGERRWRASGT; from the coding sequence ATGAGCGACACCGTGAGCGGGCGGGCACCGGACCGGGCTGCGGGTACGGCCGTGGTCGTCGGCGCGGGGGTCGGCGGCCTCGCCACCGCCGTCGGCCTGCGCCGCGCGGGTTGGGAGGTGACCGTCCTCGAAGGGCGCACCGCGCTCGAACGCTACGGAACCGCCTTCGGGATCCACCCCACCGCCCAGACCGCCCTCGATCGGCTCGGCCTCGGCGACGCACTGCGGGCGCGGGCCGTCCCGTACCGGGGAGCCCGGATCCGGCGCCCCGACGGGAAGGTGCTGACCGCCCTCCCCCTCGAACGGATCGAACGCCGGGCGGGCCGCCCCGAACTGCTGATATCCCGGCCCCATCTCCTCGACGCGCTGCTCGCCGCGCTCGACGGCCTCGGCGGCGAGCGGATCGCGTACGGCCGGCGCCTCACCGACCCGGCCGCGCTCACCGCCGACCTGGTCGTCGGCGCCGACGGCATCAACAGCGTGGTCCGTGCGGCGTACTTCGGCCGGGCCGCCGGCCCGCGCCCGATCGGCACGACCGCCTGGATCGGCATCGCCGGATTCGAGACCGGCCTGTACGGCGAGACCTGGGGCGCGGGCCGCTTCTTCGGCATGACCCCCGTCGAGGCCGGTCGTACCAACTGGTACGCCACCGTCCCCGGGGCCGCCACCGCCCAGGAGGTGCGGGACGCCTTCGCCGACTGGCACGACCCCATCCCGCGCGTGCTCGCCGCGACCGACCCGGCGACCTGGATCCGGTACGAGATGCGCCACCTGTACCCCGCGCTCCCCGGATTCGTCGCCGACGGCCGGATCGCCCTGGTCGGCGACGCCGCCCACGCCATGACACCCAACCTCGGCCAGGGCGCCTGCACCGCCCTCCTCGACGCGGAGGCCCTGACCCGCGCCGTCGCCGCGGCCGGACCGCCCGGACCCGCCGGGCTGCCCGACGCGCTGCGTGCCTACGACACCGAGCGCCGCCGCAGCGCCCAGCGGGTCGCCTTCGCCTCCCGGAACCTGCACCGCTTCATGACCGGCCGCCACCCGGCCCTGCGCGACGCGCTCGTCCGCGGCGCGGGAGCCGCGCTGCATCGGGTGGGCGAGAGACGGTGGCGGGCAAGCGGAACGTGA
- a CDS encoding ATP-binding cassette domain-containing protein, whose translation MCLVYRYPCNETKRFVSDFLEGGPPLRAPLATTQIVLSEVTKSYDTRVVLDRVSCTVRPGERVGVVGDNGSGKSTLLRLLAGRERPDHGEVAVTAPGGVGHLAQTLELPPTARVGDAVDLALADLRALERRIRAAESILHRAEPEELLAYGDLLAAYEARGGHDAERRVAATLRRLGERAELDPDRRLGTLSGGGRSRLALAATLAAEPELLLLDEPTNDLDDEAVACLEEHLLAHRGTVVAVTHDRLFLDRVTTAVLEVDQDRRTVRRYGNGYAGYRTGRAAERARREREYEQWREEVRDAERLADTNIGRFAAIPRKLPRGFSGAGAFRARSRTHGAASRIRAARERLARLTEHPVPPPPRPLVFTGRFTDGSAGAGAGAGAVVGAGAETGSVEVTDVALPGRLAPLSLTLAPGERLLVTGPNGVGKSTLLHLLAGELEPARGGVRTPPQVGLLRQDDPWQREPRSVVEVFGQEYADLVAGHGLLAPADLVRPVRALSAGQRRKLELAHLVARPLDLLLLDEPTNHLAPAVVEELEAALAHFGGTLVLVTHDRRLRAAFPGRRLELQREPAAASR comes from the coding sequence ATGTGCCTGGTCTACCGTTACCCATGTAACGAGACGAAACGGTTCGTCTCAGATTTCCTGGAAGGGGGACCGCCCTTGCGCGCTCCACTCGCCACCACCCAGATCGTCCTGTCCGAGGTCACCAAGAGCTACGACACCCGCGTCGTCCTGGACCGCGTCAGCTGTACGGTCCGGCCCGGCGAGCGGGTCGGCGTCGTCGGCGACAACGGCTCCGGCAAGTCCACCCTGCTCCGGCTCCTCGCCGGACGGGAGCGCCCCGACCACGGAGAGGTCGCCGTCACCGCCCCCGGCGGCGTCGGGCACCTCGCGCAGACCCTCGAACTCCCGCCGACCGCCCGCGTCGGCGACGCCGTCGACCTCGCCCTCGCCGACCTGCGCGCCCTGGAGCGCCGGATCCGCGCCGCGGAATCCATACTCCACCGGGCCGAGCCCGAGGAACTCCTCGCCTACGGAGATCTCCTGGCCGCCTACGAGGCACGCGGCGGACACGATGCCGAACGGCGCGTCGCGGCCACCCTGCGCCGCCTCGGCGAACGTGCCGAGCTCGACCCGGACCGCCGGCTCGGCACCCTGTCCGGCGGTGGGCGCTCCCGGCTCGCGCTCGCGGCGACCCTGGCCGCCGAACCGGAACTGCTGCTGCTCGACGAACCCACCAACGACCTCGACGACGAAGCGGTCGCCTGCCTGGAGGAGCATCTGCTCGCCCACCGCGGCACCGTCGTCGCCGTCACCCACGACCGACTCTTCCTCGACCGCGTCACGACCGCCGTCCTCGAAGTGGACCAGGACCGCCGGACGGTACGCCGCTACGGCAACGGCTACGCGGGCTACCGCACGGGCCGCGCCGCCGAACGTGCCCGCCGGGAGCGGGAGTACGAGCAGTGGCGCGAGGAGGTGCGGGACGCCGAGCGGCTCGCCGACACCAACATCGGGCGGTTCGCCGCCATCCCGCGCAAGCTGCCGCGCGGCTTCAGCGGAGCCGGTGCCTTCCGCGCCCGGTCCCGCACCCACGGCGCCGCGAGCCGCATCCGCGCCGCCCGCGAACGCCTGGCCCGGTTGACCGAACACCCGGTCCCGCCGCCCCCGCGCCCGCTCGTCTTCACCGGCCGCTTCACCGACGGCTCGGCGGGAGCGGGAGCGGGAGCGGGAGCGGTAGTGGGAGCGGGCGCGGAGACGGGATCGGTGGAGGTCACCGACGTGGCCCTGCCGGGCCGGCTCGCACCCCTCTCCCTCACGCTGGCTCCGGGGGAGCGGCTCCTGGTGACGGGACCCAACGGCGTCGGGAAGTCCACCCTGTTGCACCTGCTCGCGGGTGAACTGGAGCCCGCGCGGGGCGGCGTGAGGACACCGCCGCAGGTCGGGCTGCTCCGACAGGACGATCCGTGGCAGCGCGAACCCCGCTCCGTCGTCGAGGTGTTCGGCCAGGAGTACGCCGACCTGGTGGCGGGTCACGGACTGCTCGCCCCGGCCGACCTCGTCCGGCCCGTACGCGCCCTCTCGGCCGGTCAGCGCCGCAAGCTGGAGCTGGCCCACCTGGTGGCGCGGCCCCTCGACCTGCTGCTGTTGGACGAGCCGACGAACCATCTGGCCCCGGCCGTGGTGGAGGAACTGGAGGCGGCCCTGGCCCACTTCGGCGGCACCCTGGTGCTGGTCACGCACGACCGGCGGCTGCGCGCGGCCTTCCCCGGGCGGCGCCTCGAACTTCAGCGGGAGCCGGCCGCCGCGAGCCGCTGA
- a CDS encoding TetR family transcriptional regulator, translated as MNQDRRDRLRDAAIAVLAREGGRGMTHRAVDEAAAVPTGTAKNYFPTRDALLRAAAERCAERYHALAEALAEPGPQDGAGAGAGAGPGAGPADAAQLAALLAGLLRDTAGPGRTRVLAYLELQAEAARRPWLAALLDPVAAADFAAHAHLLRAAGLPAGPERARALTLALHGAIPHLLTGAPATLAAAGLDDLDRFTRELLATVCGEETR; from the coding sequence GTGAATCAGGACCGGAGGGACCGGCTGCGGGACGCGGCCATCGCCGTGCTGGCGCGGGAGGGTGGGCGCGGGATGACGCACCGGGCCGTCGACGAGGCCGCCGCCGTGCCGACGGGCACCGCCAAGAACTACTTCCCGACCCGCGACGCCCTGCTGCGGGCGGCGGCCGAACGCTGCGCGGAGCGCTACCACGCGCTGGCCGAGGCTCTGGCGGAGCCCGGCCCCCAGGACGGGGCCGGAGCCGGGGCGGGGGCGGGGCCCGGAGCGGGGCCCGCCGACGCGGCGCAGCTCGCGGCCCTGCTCGCGGGGCTGCTGCGCGACACGGCCGGGCCGGGCCGCACCCGCGTACTGGCGTATCTGGAACTGCAGGCCGAGGCGGCGCGCCGCCCCTGGCTGGCCGCGCTGCTGGACCCGGTCGCGGCGGCGGATTTCGCGGCGCACGCGCACCTGCTGCGGGCGGCCGGGCTGCCGGCCGGGCCGGAGCGGGCCCGCGCCCTGACCCTCGCCCTGCACGGCGCCATCCCCCACCTGCTGACCGGCGCCCCGGCCACCCTGGCAGCGGCAGGCCTGGACGACCTGGACCGTTTCACGCGCGAACTGCTGGCGACCGTGTGCGGGGAGGAGACCCGATGA
- a CDS encoding acyltransferase family protein → MTSRSTAGVSETGGQGRAAAGAAPGGRLAVLDGIRVLAALGVLFYHYFALESAWGKAPAEVFPHAHRFAVYGWLGVEIFFLVSGFVICMSAWGRSVGDFAMSRISRLFPAYWAAVAFTSLVLFLSPEIRAVRGFSDVMVNLSMLQGGVGVPNIDDAYWTLFVELKFYVLFAIVVMRGVTYRNCVLFCAVWTLAGVVAPSADSGVLSFFASASSSPYFIAGIGFYLMRRFRPNAVLWAVVGVQFLLAQHYVHARMISSLGRAATERTPAWPAHLVIALGFALMAAIALGALDGVRWRWLPHAGALTYPLYLIHMMAGLTLIHHFRRDVAPVPLVIAVTATMLALAWLIHRLVERPLGRRLRDGLRRGLRDIRADSSRGPSIELLPAQPSAPDAERIPAGRWSR, encoded by the coding sequence ATGACCTCGCGCAGTACAGCCGGTGTGTCCGAGACGGGTGGCCAGGGTCGCGCGGCGGCCGGAGCGGCTCCCGGTGGGCGCCTGGCGGTCCTCGACGGGATCAGGGTCCTCGCCGCGCTCGGCGTGCTCTTCTACCACTACTTCGCCCTCGAGAGCGCCTGGGGAAAGGCGCCCGCGGAGGTCTTCCCGCACGCCCACCGGTTCGCCGTCTACGGCTGGCTCGGCGTCGAGATATTTTTCCTGGTCAGCGGGTTCGTCATCTGTATGAGCGCCTGGGGCCGCAGCGTGGGCGACTTCGCGATGTCCCGGATCTCCCGGCTCTTCCCCGCCTACTGGGCGGCCGTGGCCTTCACCTCCCTCGTGCTGTTCCTCTCGCCCGAGATCAGGGCGGTCAGGGGGTTCAGCGACGTCATGGTGAACCTGTCGATGCTCCAGGGTGGCGTCGGGGTCCCGAACATCGACGACGCCTACTGGACGCTCTTCGTCGAGCTCAAGTTCTACGTCCTCTTCGCGATCGTGGTCATGCGCGGCGTGACCTACCGCAACTGCGTCCTGTTCTGTGCGGTCTGGACGCTGGCCGGCGTCGTGGCCCCCAGCGCGGACAGCGGCGTGCTGTCCTTCTTCGCGTCCGCGTCCTCGTCCCCCTACTTCATCGCCGGCATCGGCTTCTACCTGATGCGCCGCTTCCGGCCGAACGCCGTCCTGTGGGCCGTCGTAGGCGTCCAGTTCCTGCTCGCGCAGCACTACGTGCACGCCCGCATGATCTCCAGCCTGGGCCGGGCGGCCACCGAACGGACGCCCGCCTGGCCCGCCCATCTGGTCATCGCGCTCGGCTTCGCCCTGATGGCGGCCATCGCGCTCGGCGCCCTCGACGGCGTCCGCTGGCGCTGGCTCCCGCACGCCGGAGCGCTCACCTACCCGCTCTACCTGATCCACATGATGGCCGGGCTCACCCTCATCCATCACTTCCGCCGCGACGTTGCTCCCGTACCCCTGGTCATCGCGGTGACCGCCACGATGCTGGCGCTCGCCTGGCTGATCCACCGGCTCGTGGAACGCCCGCTCGGCCGACGGCTGCGCGACGGACTGCGCCGCGGGCTGCGCGACATCCGGGCGGACAGCTCCCGCGGTCCGTCGATCGAACTGCTCCCGGCGCAGCCCTCCGCCCCCGACGCGGAACGCATCCCGGCCGGCCGCTGGTCCCGATGA
- a CDS encoding cytochrome P450 yields MTAAHNVPDILSQKFAENPYPTYRALRDSPELVWHEATQSYLVARYEDVARVFKDKESLFTTDNYAWQAEPVHGKTLLQMSGREHATRRALVAPAFRGHELREKVVPLIERNARELIDGFRGTGSVDLVSGFASHFPITVIADMFGLDRSGQKHIGGWYRAFVAFTGNLSGDPECAAAGTRAQAEFAAYMLPVIRERRSHLGDDLLSALCTAEVDGVSMSDEDIKAFCSLLLTAGAETTDKAVAALFANLLADPRQLDAVRQDRGLIDRAFAETLRYSPPVHMIMRQAGTDVPMSGGTVPAGATVTCLIGAANRDPDRYAEPDRFDILRDDLTTTTAFSAAADHLAFALGRHFCVGALLAKAEVEIATNQLLDALPDMRPADGYDPAEQGVFTRGPKSVRVEFTPTPG; encoded by the coding sequence ATGACCGCCGCGCACAACGTCCCGGACATCCTGTCGCAGAAGTTCGCCGAGAACCCGTACCCGACGTACCGCGCCCTGCGCGACAGCCCGGAGCTCGTGTGGCACGAGGCGACGCAGAGCTACCTCGTCGCGCGCTACGAGGACGTGGCGCGGGTGTTCAAGGACAAGGAGTCGCTCTTCACCACGGACAACTACGCCTGGCAGGCGGAGCCCGTGCACGGAAAGACCCTGCTCCAGATGAGCGGCCGCGAGCACGCCACCCGGCGCGCCCTGGTGGCCCCCGCGTTCCGCGGCCACGAGCTCCGGGAGAAGGTCGTACCGCTCATCGAACGCAACGCCCGCGAGCTGATCGACGGCTTCCGCGGGACCGGGTCCGTGGACCTCGTCAGCGGCTTCGCCTCGCACTTCCCCATCACGGTCATCGCCGACATGTTCGGACTGGACCGGTCCGGCCAGAAGCACATCGGCGGCTGGTACCGGGCGTTCGTGGCGTTCACCGGCAACCTGTCCGGCGATCCCGAGTGCGCCGCGGCCGGAACCCGCGCCCAGGCCGAGTTCGCCGCGTACATGCTGCCGGTCATCCGCGAACGACGCAGCCACCTCGGCGACGACCTGCTCTCCGCGCTCTGCACCGCCGAGGTCGACGGCGTGAGCATGAGCGACGAGGACATCAAGGCCTTCTGCAGCCTGCTCCTGACCGCGGGGGCCGAGACCACGGACAAGGCCGTCGCCGCCCTCTTCGCGAACCTCCTGGCCGACCCACGGCAGCTCGACGCGGTCCGGCAGGACCGGGGACTCATCGACCGGGCCTTCGCGGAGACCCTGCGCTACAGCCCACCGGTCCACATGATCATGCGTCAGGCCGGCACCGACGTCCCGATGAGCGGGGGCACCGTCCCCGCCGGAGCCACCGTCACCTGCCTGATCGGAGCGGCCAATCGCGATCCGGACCGGTATGCCGAACCGGACCGGTTCGACATCCTCCGCGACGACCTGACGACGACCACCGCCTTCTCGGCGGCCGCGGACCACCTGGCGTTCGCCCTCGGACGGCACTTCTGCGTGGGAGCGCTGCTGGCCAAGGCGGAGGTGGAGATCGCCACGAACCAGCTCCTCGACGCACTGCCGGACATGCGACCGGCCGACGGGTACGACCCGGCCGAGCAGGGTGTCTTCACCCGCGGGCCGAAGTCCGTGCGTGTGGAGTTCACGCCGACCCCGGGCTGA
- a CDS encoding NUDIX hydrolase — translation MTTPDFIRRIRATAGHQLLLLPGVTAIVFDDLGRVLLGRRSDTGHWAVVGGIAEPGEQPAETAVREVYEETAVRCVVERVVLVQMTEQMTYPNGDICQFQDITFRCRATGGEARANDHESLEVAWFDVDALPPLDPFGLDRIHRALRDEPTWFEAPGVLD, via the coding sequence ATGACCACACCCGATTTCATCCGCCGGATCCGCGCCACCGCCGGGCATCAGCTGCTCCTGCTGCCCGGCGTCACGGCCATCGTCTTCGACGACCTCGGCCGGGTGCTGCTCGGCCGGCGCTCCGACACCGGGCACTGGGCGGTGGTCGGCGGAATCGCCGAGCCGGGGGAGCAGCCCGCCGAGACCGCCGTGCGCGAGGTGTACGAGGAGACGGCGGTGCGCTGCGTGGTCGAGCGCGTGGTCCTCGTCCAGATGACGGAGCAGATGACCTACCCCAACGGGGACATCTGCCAGTTCCAGGACATCACCTTCCGCTGTCGGGCGACGGGTGGCGAGGCACGGGCCAACGATCACGAATCCCTCGAAGTGGCCTGGTTCGATGTGGACGCTCTGCCTCCGCTGGATCCCTTCGGCCTGGACCGGATCCACCGGGCGCTGCGCGACGAGCCGACCTGGTTCGAGGCCCCCGGCGTTCTCGACTGA
- the lnt gene encoding apolipoprotein N-acyltransferase, which produces MSSSVTRATGNEPSQSADGPPAEAAAPPATARSAENRKGLWLLRAVLATLSGVLLYLSFPPRPLWWLAPLALALLAGCLHGRRARAGFGLGLLAGLGFLLPLLVWTGEEVGPVPWLALSTLEALLIGLTGLGIALVSRLPAWPLFAAAVWVAGEALRARAPFGGFPWGKLAFGQADGVFTPLVALGGTPLLSFGVALCGFGLYEALRTARRHPGRTTAALTALTVLAPIGVGLAARPLVSDAAEDGTAVVAVIQGNVPRLGLDFNSQRRAVLDNHVKRTVQLAEDVQAGRARKPDFVVWPENSSDLDPYAEPDAHAVIDRAVKAIGVPVAIGAVVAPETGPLRNTMILWDPVKGPTVTYDKRKIQPFGERIPMRSVVRLFSSDVDRVRRDFGPGKEPGVFDMAGSGVGMVTCFEAAFDDAVRSTVQAGAQVIAVPSNNATFGRTQMTYQQLAMDRIRAVEHSRTVLVPVTSGVSAVIRPDGKIVSQTEMFTADALVAEIPLRSGRTPATVVGPLPEYALLLLAAGGLGWILNRRIRSRRAA; this is translated from the coding sequence ATGAGCAGCAGTGTCACCCGCGCGACCGGGAACGAGCCCTCGCAGTCCGCCGACGGGCCCCCGGCCGAGGCGGCCGCGCCCCCCGCGACCGCCCGGTCCGCCGAGAACCGGAAGGGGCTGTGGCTGCTGCGCGCCGTGCTCGCCACCCTCTCCGGCGTACTGCTCTACCTCAGCTTCCCGCCCCGCCCGCTGTGGTGGCTGGCCCCCCTCGCCCTCGCCCTGCTCGCCGGCTGCCTCCACGGCCGCCGCGCCCGCGCCGGCTTCGGCCTCGGGCTCCTCGCCGGACTGGGCTTCCTGCTGCCGCTCCTCGTCTGGACCGGCGAGGAGGTCGGCCCGGTGCCCTGGCTGGCGCTGAGCACCCTGGAAGCCCTCCTCATCGGCCTCACCGGCCTGGGCATCGCCCTGGTCAGCAGGCTCCCGGCCTGGCCGCTGTTCGCCGCCGCCGTCTGGGTCGCGGGCGAGGCCCTGCGGGCCCGGGCCCCCTTCGGCGGCTTCCCCTGGGGCAAGCTCGCCTTCGGCCAGGCCGACGGCGTCTTCACCCCGCTCGTCGCCCTCGGCGGCACGCCGCTGCTGTCCTTCGGCGTCGCCCTGTGCGGATTCGGTCTCTACGAAGCCCTGCGCACCGCCCGCCGCCACCCCGGCCGCACCACCGCCGCGCTGACCGCGCTCACCGTCCTCGCCCCGATCGGTGTGGGCCTCGCCGCCCGCCCGCTGGTCTCCGACGCGGCCGAGGACGGCACCGCCGTGGTCGCCGTCATCCAGGGCAACGTGCCCCGCCTCGGGCTCGACTTCAATTCCCAGCGCCGGGCCGTCCTCGACAACCACGTCAAGCGCACCGTCCAGCTCGCCGAGGACGTCCAGGCCGGACGCGCCCGGAAGCCCGACTTCGTCGTCTGGCCGGAGAACTCCTCCGACCTCGACCCGTACGCCGAGCCCGACGCCCACGCCGTCATCGACCGGGCCGTCAAGGCGATCGGCGTGCCCGTGGCCATCGGCGCCGTGGTGGCCCCGGAGACGGGCCCGCTGCGCAACACGATGATCCTGTGGGACCCGGTCAAGGGCCCCACCGTGACCTACGACAAGCGCAAGATCCAGCCCTTCGGCGAGCGCATCCCGATGCGCTCCGTCGTCCGCCTCTTCAGCTCCGACGTGGACCGGGTGCGTCGCGACTTCGGTCCCGGCAAGGAACCCGGCGTCTTCGACATGGCCGGCAGCGGCGTCGGCATGGTCACCTGCTTCGAGGCCGCCTTCGACGACGCCGTCCGTTCCACCGTCCAAGCAGGCGCCCAGGTGATCGCCGTACCGAGCAACAACGCCACCTTCGGCCGGACCCAGATGACCTACCAGCAGCTCGCCATGGACCGGATCCGTGCCGTCGAGCACAGCCGGACCGTCCTCGTCCCCGTCACCAGCGGGGTCAGCGCCGTCATCCGCCCCGACGGGAAGATCGTCTCGCAGACCGAGATGTTCACCGCGGACGCGCTGGTCGCCGAGATCCCGCTGCGCTCCGGCCGCACCCCGGCCACCGTCGTCGGCCCGCTCCCGGAGTACGCGCTGCTCCTGCTGGCCGCGGGCGGCCTCGGGTGGATCCTGAACCGCCGGATCCGCTCGCGCCGCGCCGCCTGA
- a CDS encoding ADP-ribosylglycohydrolase family protein, whose amino-acid sequence MITRSDRAVGAVVGSAAGDALGAPYEFGAAGELSARGAEMAGGGGWDPGEATDDTQMAVLVAESLLERGGLELPDIFDRFRRWAAGQPKDIGLQTEDVLTNGESWERAAALHFQINARAAGNGSLMRAATSAVYFAPAGREGTMEAARRIAALTHGDRAAWEGTAILHELVRVALEGADPIAALPATLAAVHPAHRERYGRVLAPDWHPESATEFNGAVWPCLGSAVWALRTTTSFAEAVRAAVDLGGDTDTVAAVTGALAGARYGRAAVPAHWTATLHVPLPGFGDRVLDADDLRVLAQRLAAAGSR is encoded by the coding sequence ATGATCACCCGATCGGACCGGGCGGTGGGAGCCGTCGTCGGCTCGGCGGCCGGTGACGCGCTGGGCGCACCCTACGAGTTCGGGGCGGCGGGCGAACTGAGCGCACGCGGCGCGGAGATGGCCGGGGGCGGCGGCTGGGACCCCGGTGAGGCCACGGACGACACGCAGATGGCCGTGCTCGTCGCGGAATCCCTGCTGGAGCGCGGCGGTCTCGAACTCCCGGACATCTTCGACCGGTTCCGGCGCTGGGCGGCCGGGCAGCCCAAGGACATCGGACTGCAGACCGAGGACGTGCTGACCAACGGCGAGTCCTGGGAGCGGGCCGCGGCCCTGCACTTCCAGATCAACGCGCGGGCCGCGGGCAACGGTTCCCTGATGCGGGCCGCCACCTCGGCGGTCTACTTCGCCCCCGCCGGGCGGGAAGGGACCATGGAAGCCGCCCGGCGGATCGCGGCCCTTACGCACGGCGACCGGGCCGCCTGGGAGGGGACCGCGATCCTGCACGAACTCGTCCGCGTCGCCCTGGAAGGGGCCGATCCGATCGCCGCCCTGCCCGCGACGCTCGCCGCGGTGCACCCGGCCCACCGCGAACGGTACGGCCGGGTGCTCGCCCCCGACTGGCATCCGGAGTCGGCCACCGAGTTCAACGGGGCGGTGTGGCCCTGCCTGGGCTCGGCCGTGTGGGCGCTGCGCACCACCACCTCCTTCGCGGAAGCCGTTCGGGCGGCCGTGGACCTCGGCGGGGACACCGACACGGTGGCCGCGGTGACGGGTGCCCTGGCCGGGGCCCGGTACGGCCGGGCGGCGGTCCCCGCGCACTGGACGGCGACGTTGCACGTGCCGCTGCCCGGCTTCGGGGACCGGGTGCTGGACGCGGACGACCTGCGCGTGCTGGCTCAGCGGCTCGCGGCGGCCGGCTCCCGCTGA